A DNA window from Helianthus annuus cultivar XRQ/B chromosome 15, HanXRQr2.0-SUNRISE, whole genome shotgun sequence contains the following coding sequences:
- the LOC110911731 gene encoding katanin p60 ATPase-containing subunit A-like 2 isoform X2: MADEPSITRWSFEFGRKKESSSKDASVNSQQTTGQASSNGNSSNGNGHLNNTSELSIYEQYRQARENSTSNGVTQADAEKPKKSLLPPFESAEMRTLAESLSRDIIRGSPDVKWESIKGLENAKRLLKEAVVMPIKYPKYFTGLLSPWKGILLFGPPGTGKTMLAKAVATECNTTFFNISASSIVSKWRGDSEKLVKVLFELARHHAPSTIFLDEIDAIISQRGESRSEHESSRRLKTELLIQMDGLTKTDELVFVLAATNLPWELDAAMLRRLEKRILVPLPEPEARRAMFEELLPSAPEEETLPYDLLVEKTEGFSGSDIRLLCKEAAMQPLRRVMAILEQQDILPDDELPKVGPIKHEDIEMAIRNTRPSAHLHAPRYEKFNSDYGSQILQ, from the exons ATGGCGGATGAACCTTCAATCACTCGCTGGTCGTTTGAG TTTGGGAGGAAAAAGGAGTCCAGTTCAAAAGATGCTAGTGTAAATAGTCAACAGACTACTGGTCAAGCTTCAAGTAATGGGAACTCATCAAACGGAAATGGACACTTGAACAACACATCTGAGTTATCGATATATGAACAGTACAGACAG GCAAGAGAGAATTCAACATCCAATGGAGTTACGCAGGCGGATGCTGAGAAACC GAAAAAATCTCTGCTTCCTCCTTTTGAATCAGCAGAAATGCGAACTTTGGCAGAGAGTTTAAGTAG GGATATTATTCGTGGTAGTCCTGATGTGAAGTGGGAGAGCATTAAGGGTTTAGAAAATGCAAAACGCCTGCTTAAAGAAGCAGTCGTTATGCCAATAAAATATCCCAA GTACTTCACCGGCCTTTTATCCCCATGGAAAGGCATTCTCTTGTTTGGCCCACCAGGAACCGGAAAG ACCATGCTTGCAAAGGCTGTTGCAACCGAGTGCAATACTACTTTTTTCAACATTTCAGCATCATCCATTGTCAGCAAATGGCGGG GTGACTCTGAGAAGTTGGTGAAAGTGTTATTTGAGCTTGCCAGACATCATGCACCGTCAACTATATTTCTGGATGAAATCGATGCAATCATTAGTCAACGTGGTGAATCGCGAAGTGAACATGAATCGAGTAGACGTCTCAAAACAGAGTTACTAATCCAG ATGGACGGTCTGACAAAAACAGACGAGCTCGTGTTTGTATTGGCGGCTACAAACCTCCCTTGGGAACTCGATGCTGCTATGCTCAGGCGTCTTGAAAAGAGA ATTCTTGTACCTCTACCAGAGCCTGAAGCAAGGAGAGCAATGTTTGAGGAATTATTGCCTTCGGCACCTGAAGAAGAGACACTACCTTATGATTTGCTGGTGGAAAAAACAGAAGGTTTTTCGGGTTCTGATATACGGTTGTTATGCAAAGAGGCTGCCATGCAACCTCTAAGACGTGTTATGGCTATTCTTGAACAACAAGACATATTGCCCGATGATG AGCTACCGAAGGTAGGCCCCATCAAACACGAAGACATTGAAATGGCGATAAGGAACACGAGGCCTTCTGCGCATCTACATGCTCCTCGTTATGAAAAGTTTAACTCGGATTATGGCAGTCAGATACTCCAGTGA
- the LOC110911731 gene encoding katanin p60 ATPase-containing subunit A-like 2 isoform X1 gives MADEPSITRWSFEDFKMFYDIKFGRKKESSSKDASVNSQQTTGQASSNGNSSNGNGHLNNTSELSIYEQYRQARENSTSNGVTQADAEKPKKSLLPPFESAEMRTLAESLSRDIIRGSPDVKWESIKGLENAKRLLKEAVVMPIKYPKYFTGLLSPWKGILLFGPPGTGKTMLAKAVATECNTTFFNISASSIVSKWRGDSEKLVKVLFELARHHAPSTIFLDEIDAIISQRGESRSEHESSRRLKTELLIQMDGLTKTDELVFVLAATNLPWELDAAMLRRLEKRILVPLPEPEARRAMFEELLPSAPEEETLPYDLLVEKTEGFSGSDIRLLCKEAAMQPLRRVMAILEQQDILPDDELPKVGPIKHEDIEMAIRNTRPSAHLHAPRYEKFNSDYGSQILQ, from the exons ATGGCGGATGAACCTTCAATCACTCGCTGGTCGTTTGAG GATTTTAAGATGTTTTATGATATTAAGTTTGGGAGGAAAAAGGAGTCCAGTTCAAAAGATGCTAGTGTAAATAGTCAACAGACTACTGGTCAAGCTTCAAGTAATGGGAACTCATCAAACGGAAATGGACACTTGAACAACACATCTGAGTTATCGATATATGAACAGTACAGACAG GCAAGAGAGAATTCAACATCCAATGGAGTTACGCAGGCGGATGCTGAGAAACC GAAAAAATCTCTGCTTCCTCCTTTTGAATCAGCAGAAATGCGAACTTTGGCAGAGAGTTTAAGTAG GGATATTATTCGTGGTAGTCCTGATGTGAAGTGGGAGAGCATTAAGGGTTTAGAAAATGCAAAACGCCTGCTTAAAGAAGCAGTCGTTATGCCAATAAAATATCCCAA GTACTTCACCGGCCTTTTATCCCCATGGAAAGGCATTCTCTTGTTTGGCCCACCAGGAACCGGAAAG ACCATGCTTGCAAAGGCTGTTGCAACCGAGTGCAATACTACTTTTTTCAACATTTCAGCATCATCCATTGTCAGCAAATGGCGGG GTGACTCTGAGAAGTTGGTGAAAGTGTTATTTGAGCTTGCCAGACATCATGCACCGTCAACTATATTTCTGGATGAAATCGATGCAATCATTAGTCAACGTGGTGAATCGCGAAGTGAACATGAATCGAGTAGACGTCTCAAAACAGAGTTACTAATCCAG ATGGACGGTCTGACAAAAACAGACGAGCTCGTGTTTGTATTGGCGGCTACAAACCTCCCTTGGGAACTCGATGCTGCTATGCTCAGGCGTCTTGAAAAGAGA ATTCTTGTACCTCTACCAGAGCCTGAAGCAAGGAGAGCAATGTTTGAGGAATTATTGCCTTCGGCACCTGAAGAAGAGACACTACCTTATGATTTGCTGGTGGAAAAAACAGAAGGTTTTTCGGGTTCTGATATACGGTTGTTATGCAAAGAGGCTGCCATGCAACCTCTAAGACGTGTTATGGCTATTCTTGAACAACAAGACATATTGCCCGATGATG AGCTACCGAAGGTAGGCCCCATCAAACACGAAGACATTGAAATGGCGATAAGGAACACGAGGCCTTCTGCGCATCTACATGCTCCTCGTTATGAAAAGTTTAACTCGGATTATGGCAGTCAGATACTCCAGTGA
- the LOC110911732 gene encoding calcyclin-binding protein — protein MADDLSLDLEELRHLQTIAKRPRVVSLISSEIRNLEKQANDAASVAPIPTPVPVSTNVKVATEPALKYTTLGSFSWDQDTDKVKIYVFLEGVDQEKIQTEFNPMSVDVKFHDVQGKNYRCAIPKLNKEIVPEKCKVLVKPKKVIITLVKASKGNWLDLHFKEDKIKPNLDKERDPMAGIMDLMKNMYEEGDDEMKKTIAKAWTDARSGKAADPMKSYR, from the exons ATGGCGGATGATTTATCTCTTGATCTGGAAGAACTCCGACACCTTCAAACCATTGCCAAACGCCCCCGCGTTGTTTCTCTCATTTCTTCCGAGATTCGCAACCTCGAAAAG CAAGCAAATGATGCTGCTTCAGTTGCACCAATTCCAACTCCAGTTCCAGTTTCAACAAACGTAAAGGTGGCTACTGAACCGGCATTGAAGTACACTACACTTGGATCTTTCAGCTGGGATCAAGATACTGACAAAGTCAAG ATCTATGTTTTTCTTGAGGGAGTTGATCAGGAAAAGATTCAAACCGAGTTTAATCCCATGTCTGTTGATGTGAAATTTCATGACGTCCAAGGGAAAAATTACCGATGTGCCATACCCAAGCTAAATAAGGAGATCGTACCTGAGAAATGTAAAGTGTTAGTTAAACCCAAAAAAGTCATCATCACATTGGTTAAGGCTTCAAAGGGTAACTGGTTGGATCTGCACTTCAAGGAGGATAAG ATAAAGCCGAATCTTGACAAGGAGCGTGACCCCATGGCCGGAATTATGGATTTAATGAAG AATATGTACGAGGAAGGTGATGATGAAATGAAGAAGACGATTGCAAAAGCATGGACTGATGCTAGGTCTGGCAAGGCAGCAGATCCTATGAAGAGCTACCGATAg